CAATCCATGACGCGACGAATACATGAAAGTACCTCCAATACTCTTTGTGCTCCGGGCGGGAGCGTGACGGCACGCTACGCGAGAGCCCGTAATGATTCTGTGAATTGATTCTCCGGCCCGCAAAACCGCGAGCCTCGCTTCGGCGCGCCCGAAATGCTATGGCGGGGCGGCCTCATCTCCCGGCACGGTGGAAAATGTTCAAAAAGCTCTACGATTGGACCATGTCGCTCGCCGCCAGCAAGCATGCGCCCGTCGCGCTCGGCGCCATCGCTTTCGCGGAGAGCTCGTTCTTCCCCGTGCCGCCCGACGTCATTCTGGTGCCGATGTCGCTCGCCGAGCCCAAGCTCTCCTGGCGCTACGCGCTCATCTGCACGATCGGCTCGGTGGCGGGCGGGGCGCTCGGCTACGCCATCGGCGCTCTGTTCTACGACACGATCGGCCATTGGCTCATCGAGCTCTATGGCTATGGCGCCAAGATGGACGCTCTGCGCGCCTTCTATGCGCAATGGGGCGCGCTGTTCATTCTGGTGAAGGGGCTGACGCCCATCCCCTATAAGCTCGTCACCATCGTCTCGGGACTGCTCGACTATAATTTCGGCCTCTTCATCGCGCTCTCGCTGGTGACGCGCGGCGCGCGCTTCTTCATCCTCGCCGCCGCGATCAATCATTTCGGCGATTGGATCCGCCTTCGTCTCGAGGCGC
The sequence above is a segment of the Methylosinus trichosporium OB3b genome. Coding sequences within it:
- a CDS encoding YqaA family protein, coding for MFKKLYDWTMSLAASKHAPVALGAIAFAESSFFPVPPDVILVPMSLAEPKLSWRYALICTIGSVAGGALGYAIGALFYDTIGHWLIELYGYGAKMDALRAFYAQWGALFILVKGLTPIPYKLVTIVSGLLDYNFGLFIALSLVTRGARFFILAAAINHFGDWIRLRLEAHFGWFMTALASIVVIGFVVTAKLL